The following nucleotide sequence is from Anopheles stephensi strain Indian chromosome 3, UCI_ANSTEP_V1.0, whole genome shotgun sequence.
taaattattattatcccAGTATTATGGCATCGGTGCGAAGCCTAGCTACTACACCTGCAGAAACAGGCGCGGGAAGCCCATATTTGGAACCATATTCATGTCCGGCTGGTAAACGCGCGGCCTATCGATGAACACGCGCCCTCGCAGCACCGCCAGGCTGTGCTCCGTTACGTGCGGACACTCGCGCACCATTAACGACTCCAGCTCCTTGCAGCATATAGAAATCGCTctgcaaaaagggaaaagcgtTAGTAGTTCATCGGTTGTTCAATCGGCCTGGGCACACTTACAGCACGCCACGATCGGTTATAAGGTAGCAGCCGACCAGATTAAGGTTTTTAATGAACTTTGAATGCTTTGCAATGGCCAGCAGCAAGTTATCCGTCACTGCGGGCACGTTCGAGAGCGACAGCGTCTTCAGCATGCGACAGTTTAGCAGAAACACCGTGATGCACCGTTCGTTCAGCGCCGCGCAGTGTGAAATGTCCAGCTCCTGGATTTTGGTGTGGTGCAGCGTTAGCGCTTCCATCGCTCCGATCGTCAACCAGTGGCAACGGGACAGCTTCAGCGTGGTCAGCTGCTTACACCCAATAATGATCGGTTGCATCGAACGGGGCGTTATGTTCAGACAGTCGCTTAGATT
It contains:
- the LOC118510844 gene encoding F-box/LRR-repeat protein 15 — translated: MADSDHHNDSDGLSLFDIVWEDVLYVKLFPLLSLKDLFSLRCCSRLAKTFVDNGLRRLREINLSGNNSPHLELAFAVLAEHCRNVRVINLARCNWLQDSVLCPLLKYNHKLTKINLSDCLNITPRSMQPIIIGCKQLTTLKLSRCHWLTIGAMEALTLHHTKIQELDISHCAALNERCITVFLLNCRMLKTLSLSNVPAVTDNLLLAIAKHSKFIKNLNLVGCYLITDRGVLAISICCKELESLMVRECPHVTEHSLAVLRGRVFIDRPRVYQPDMNMVPNMGFPRLFLQV